GGGCTTGGTCTGCCAGAGAATGATGTGAGCGATATTGACGATAACCATCTTTCTTTCGAAGGACTCATCCAAGAAGGTTCGAGCGAACTTGACGCTCTCTCTGAAGCACTTCAGAACTATCTCGATACGACCACTGAGCGAAAAGCGATAGATGGAGCCGCACTCGGATTGCGAGCCACTCAGGAAGAACACGAATACATCCCGGATAAGGTGGGCTTTCGGCATATCGGAAACCCGGAAGAAATCCTAAAAAAACTAGAAACGGTCGGCTATATCTGTCAGCCGTTTATTGCAAGCCAAGTGGCCCTGCTCTTAAAAACCGAACTCAACAGCATCTCATCGGTCATGATGGAAGGGCCGTCTGGATGCGGAAAAAGTTTTCTCGCAAAATCACTCGCAAAAATTACTGGAGCAGAACTGATCGTAGTCCAATGCTATAAGGGCATGCAAATGGACCACCTGATCGAAAAAACCTCAGATGCTGCTGTTGCTCAAGCCATGACAGGACATGAGGTGCCGAAAGATGACCTTGTGCCACTTGGGCCGATCTCACAAGCCTTCCTCAAGTCCAAAGAAAAGCCAGTAATTCTTCTCGTTGATGAAATCGATAAAGCTGATTGGGCAATTGATACTTTCTTCCTCGGCCCTATCCAAGATGGAGTCGTACGACCAGCGTCTCGTCCGGCAATTGAAGCCGATAGAGACAACCTTTTAATCATGTTCACCAAGAATATGGAACGCCCCTTAAACGATGCGCTACTACGACGGGTTCAGCCAATAAAAATGGATTATATGAAGCCCGAATTGGAGGAAAAAGTGCTCTCAAAGCACTGCGCCTCAATTCTCGTTGAGAACCTGATTCATGTGGCTCGAATAATGCGCTATCCAGATGAGGCATACCCAATTGAAAGGGCTCCCGCACCCGAAGAACTTCTGAAAACAGGAAAGTATATCACTCAACTGCTTCAGTGGCATATTACAGACTACGCTTTCATCGGTAAAAATATTTGGTACATGCTTGCTAAGTCAGAGAAAGATCGAGAATCGTTTGAAAACCTTCTCCGACTTCACCCGGACTTCCAAGATCCGCTCGTCCCCGACAATCGAAATGCAACCCAGTATCAAATCTTCGCACGATTGGGACGCTTTGTGCTTGATGGCATCGTTGATGATCCAACTTCGGAACTCAGAAAAAATGCCTATCGTCCTGAGGGTATTGGCTGGCACACGGCTGGCACTCCGAATGAGCTCACCAGGAAGTTAAGCGAAGTAGGCTATCAATGCCTTCCGTTCGTAGCACAACAGATATCACTGCTTCTCAATACACCAACAAAGAAGGTTCGTAGCCTTCTTCTTGAAGGCCCGTCAGGGTGTGGAAAAAGCTTTATGGCAAAGTGCCTTTCTAAAATTGTGGGCGCAGAGATGATGTGCCTCAGTTGTTACCCTGACATGGACACTGAATTTCTCGTTGAAAAGCCATCACAAATTGCCATGCTTGAATCAAAGTCAGGAACCCGGACGCCCAAACGAGAAGAACTCGTTGAGCTGGGTGTCATAGCAAAAGCTTTCCAAAAATCAAAAACTCAGCCTGTTCTCCTTCTCATTGACGAGATTGATAAAGTTGGCCCTCACCTGGACACCTTTTTTCTTGGGCCGCTACAAGACGGCACGATCTGGTGCCAGTCGCGTCCACCTATTGATGGAAACGTACAGAACTTACTCGTGGTTTTTACAAAGAATATGAACAGAACACTTGATCAGGCGCTGCTGAGGAGACTTCATCCCATCAGAATGACATATCTCGATTCAACACTTGAAGAGAAGATTCTGTCAGAACATTGTCATCCTCAACTGGTTGCTAACCTCGTATCCATTGCAGACAGGATGCGACAAAGCGATGGTTCATACGCATTTCAAAGACCTCCTGCGCCGGAAGAGCTGCTTACCGCTGGTCACTACCTCATGAAAATGATCGAATGGGGAGATATCGACTTCGGAGAAGCAGGACGTAATATATGGGCGATTATCTCCAAATCAGAGCATGACAGAGCTGTTCTTGAGCATATGCTACGATTTCATCCAGACTTTGAAGACCCACTTGTACCTGATAGCCGTAATGCTGACGTATCAGCGATCGAGGCACGCCTTGGTCGTTGGGTTCTCCGTGGCCTGATTGAGGATCCGAATGAAGAGGCGCGTCAA
This genomic window from bacterium contains:
- a CDS encoding AAA family ATPase — translated: MLPKKRKTDTSRGQTTHKKQRVGSRNDERRRFQASSTELAKTTPHTEPNDTHSAGGLALDTDPIELSLSDELLQNSDTDSSSAQKNHLHVLHRNQELEEDFTEEPFEHTEVSDFISPTSYDLRLDSPFQIEIDTEPEREQTLTPILPKTEGLGGLGLPENDVSDIDDNHLSFEGLIQEGSSELDALSEALQNYLDTTTERKAIDGAALGLRATQEEHEYIPDKVGFRHIGNPEEILKKLETVGYICQPFIASQVALLLKTELNSISSVMMEGPSGCGKSFLAKSLAKITGAELIVVQCYKGMQMDHLIEKTSDAAVAQAMTGHEVPKDDLVPLGPISQAFLKSKEKPVILLVDEIDKADWAIDTFFLGPIQDGVVRPASRPAIEADRDNLLIMFTKNMERPLNDALLRRVQPIKMDYMKPELEEKVLSKHCASILVENLIHVARIMRYPDEAYPIERAPAPEELLKTGKYITQLLQWHITDYAFIGKNIWYMLAKSEKDRESFENLLRLHPDFQDPLVPDNRNATQYQIFARLGRFVLDGIVDDPTSELRKNAYRPEGIGWHTAGTPNELTRKLSEVGYQCLPFVAQQISLLLNTPTKKVRSLLLEGPSGCGKSFMAKCLSKIVGAEMMCLSCYPDMDTEFLVEKPSQIAMLESKSGTRTPKREELVELGVIAKAFQKSKTQPVLLLIDEIDKVGPHLDTFFLGPLQDGTIWCQSRPPIDGNVQNLLVVFTKNMNRTLDQALLRRLHPIRMTYLDSTLEEKILSEHCHPQLVANLVSIADRMRQSDGSYAFQRPPAPEELLTAGHYLMKMIEWGDIDFGEAGRNIWAIISKSEHDRAVLEHMLRFHPDFEDPLVPDSRNADVSAIEARLGRWVLRGLIEDPNEEARQDAWFEGGYN